The following nucleotide sequence is from Jatrophihabitans sp..
TTCTACGACCGGTTGGCGCAGGATCGTCTTCAGCTTGGCAGGTTCGGTTTTGCGGGCATCCGAGAGGTAAATCTCGTGGTGGCGGCCTCGTGGCGCTAGTCCGTGGGCGGGGAGAAACTCGGCATGCAGGCGCTCTAGTGTCGCGCCCTCATCGTCGTAGGAGCCGACGTGCAAGATCTGCGCGCTGCGGCCTTCGGCCCAGCGCTCGAAGCGGATCAAGCCGAGCGCTGGCAACTGTCTCCTCTGCGCGGCGGCGCTGATGGCCTTGTCGCACAGCTCGTGGGTGATCCAGTCGGGTTGGGCGATCATCATCGTCCAGTCCCAGGCGTCCTTGTCGCGGGCACGGAAGGCGGTCCAATCCTTCGCTGACCACAGTCCTTCCAGGGGCGCCACCGTGTGGACCCTTCCCCACCTTGTCTTTGCGGCGGCTCGCACTGCGTAGGAGGCCGTGTACAGCGCCTCCACCGCTTCGCGGTAGGCCACTGAGGTGTTCGGGTCGCCGTGCCCGTCGATCATGAGGAACCACATTTCGGGCACGTCGACAATCTCGAAGTCGACCCGCTTCGGCGCGTAGAGGTCCTTACGCTCCTTCT
It contains:
- a CDS encoding GyrI-like domain-containing protein — encoded protein: MQTYDIKKERKDLYAPKRVDFEIVDVPEMWFLMIDGHGDPNTSVAYREAVEALYTASYAVRAAAKTRWGRVHTVAPLEGLWSAKDWTAFRARDKDAWDWTMMIAQPDWITHELCDKAISAAAQRRQLPALGLIRFERWAEGRSAQILHVGSYDDEGATLERLHAEFLPAHGLAPRGRHHEIYLSDARKTEPAKLKTILRQPVVEGGA